A genomic segment from Vagococcus zengguangii encodes:
- a CDS encoding BglG family transcription antiterminator, which yields MKEYQLIEELGKQDLPISSVILSDKLCVSTRTIRNYVSRINQHFKHNVIVSSSKGYLLKKEFYEEIAFYYSDYAAHNFEQRRKNLIKQFLLATDGLEWDDLLNEYNVSETTLKNDLKSIRLFFLENGLSILHRNRHFAISGDERIIRNLIKDIFIMADYDVTSSFFKNQDLLTDEEISFIYRLVETKLQYYNVMISKFVMSNIILYLVIMIKRLQQAAYLPKKEKIVLSKDKMEYLIAQEIIETLAHRYQFDPREEEITELRTMFVGNITSYQGVKQVNQVVDKEFQKVIEFILEEVNAVYGFDLQAKGFKNKLTMHLHQMIERVREGIVINNPLLSLKNTRDIMLNNLGLLVGKIVQDKLGIKIPEEEMVYISAHFGIYFEEEIEELPVTIGIISPSFSYNHLENKLIRKLEQFYGERIVVNEFVMDYCDINRSLVSDLVISTISYQGVDNQEVVTLSPYFTDVDIQKIEKNILAVKLKRKTEAYQRFTTNFIKEELFQLNMKTTSREDLLESMTKKLVNSQIVSDDYLNDVLEKESLSSSKLGEFAIPHALNRKANQSTISVWYDTQSQGLKWGDEGRVKLVLLLTITKEDQDELNDYLQLLLNILSDPQKVQELLLQESFSYFIDKVNEFIQVEVETQY from the coding sequence GTGAAAGAGTATCAATTAATAGAAGAACTTGGTAAGCAAGATTTGCCAATTTCCTCTGTAATTCTCTCAGATAAATTATGCGTGTCAACCAGAACTATTAGAAATTACGTAAGTAGAATTAATCAACATTTTAAACATAATGTTATTGTCTCTAGTTCTAAAGGTTATTTATTAAAAAAAGAATTTTATGAAGAAATAGCTTTTTATTATAGTGATTATGCTGCGCATAACTTTGAACAACGCAGGAAGAATTTGATAAAACAATTTTTATTAGCAACTGATGGTTTAGAGTGGGACGACTTATTAAATGAATATAATGTATCTGAAACGACACTAAAGAATGATTTAAAGAGCATTAGGCTGTTTTTTTTAGAAAATGGTTTATCCATACTTCATAGAAACAGGCACTTCGCAATCAGTGGTGATGAAAGAATTATTAGAAACTTAATTAAAGATATTTTCATTATGGCTGATTATGATGTAACCTCTTCGTTTTTCAAAAATCAAGACTTATTAACTGATGAAGAAATTAGTTTCATCTATCGGTTGGTTGAGACTAAATTACAATATTATAATGTTATGATTAGTAAATTTGTGATGAGTAATATCATACTATACTTGGTTATTATGATAAAAAGGCTTCAACAAGCTGCTTATCTACCAAAAAAAGAAAAGATTGTACTTTCAAAAGATAAAATGGAGTATCTAATTGCACAAGAAATTATTGAGACATTAGCACATAGGTACCAATTTGACCCGCGAGAGGAAGAGATAACCGAATTAAGGACTATGTTCGTTGGAAATATTACTAGTTATCAAGGGGTTAAACAAGTTAATCAAGTAGTTGATAAAGAATTTCAGAAGGTGATAGAGTTTATTTTGGAGGAGGTAAACGCTGTCTATGGCTTTGATTTGCAAGCAAAAGGGTTTAAAAATAAACTAACGATGCATCTTCATCAGATGATTGAACGTGTTCGCGAAGGGATTGTGATTAATAATCCACTCTTAAGTTTAAAGAATACCCGTGATATAATGCTGAATAATCTAGGGTTGTTAGTTGGAAAAATTGTACAGGACAAGTTAGGTATTAAAATACCAGAGGAGGAAATGGTATATATTTCGGCTCACTTTGGCATTTATTTTGAAGAAGAAATTGAAGAGCTACCTGTTACTATAGGGATAATATCCCCGTCATTTTCTTACAATCATTTAGAAAATAAATTGATTAGAAAATTAGAACAGTTTTATGGCGAACGCATTGTGGTAAATGAGTTTGTGATGGATTATTGTGATATTAACAGATCATTAGTTTCAGATTTAGTTATTTCAACCATTTCATACCAAGGCGTTGATAACCAAGAAGTAGTTACTTTATCCCCTTATTTTACAGATGTTGATATTCAAAAAATAGAAAAAAATATACTGGCAGTTAAGTTGAAACGTAAAACGGAAGCTTATCAACGTTTCACGACTAATTTCATTAAAGAAGAACTATTTCAGCTTAATATGAAAACAACTTCAAGAGAAGATTTGCTTGAATCGATGACTAAAAAGTTAGTTAACAGTCAAATTGTTTCAGATGATTATTTGAATGATGTTTTGGAAAAAGAATCGTTATCTTCATCGAAATTAGGAGAATTTGCTATCCCTCATGCGCTAAATAGAAAAGCTAATCAGTCAACTATTTCTGTCTGGTATGACACTCAAAGCCAAGGCTTGAAGTGGGGAGATGAAGGACGGGTTAAATTAGTTCTTCTTTTAACTATTACAAAAGAAGATCAAGATGAACTAAATGATTATTTACAGTTATTGTTGAATATATTATCCGATCCACAAAAAGTTCAGGAATTATTACTTCAAGAGAGTTTTAGCTATTTCATTGATAAAGTCAATGAGTTCATTCAAGTTGAAGTTGAAACCCAATATTAA
- a CDS encoding NCS2 family permease — translation MDKFFKLKENGTTVSREVIAGLTTFFAMSYILFVNPNILSQSGMPFQAVFLATIISSIIGTLVMGLFANVPYAQAPGMGLNAFFTFTVVFGLGYSWQQALGMVFLCGIINILITVTKIRKMIIKAIPESLQHAIGGGIGIFVAYAGLKSANLLSFSGDAGSITNSIVDNGQTVSVNINGGVVPGLAMFNSPEMILAVIGLVLTIILVSLDVKGGILISIIGTTLIGILMGVVDLSAVDFKNNSLGSSIKELGTTFGAAFGSEGLPSLFENTKRIPLVLMTILAFSLSDTFDTIGTFIGTGRKTGIFSAEDEAALENSTGMKSKMDRALFADAIATSIGAIFGTSNTTTFVESAAGIGAGGRTGLTSVVVAILFALSSLFAPLIAVVPAQATAPVLIVVGIMMLSSFTEINWGNLDEAIPAFFASVFMGLSFSISYGIAVGFIFYVILKVIKGRIKDISPIVWIITALFILNFVIMSVL, via the coding sequence ATGGACAAGTTTTTCAAACTGAAAGAAAATGGCACCACAGTTTCTAGAGAGGTAATTGCAGGTTTGACAACCTTCTTTGCAATGAGTTACATCTTGTTTGTAAACCCAAACATTTTATCTCAATCAGGGATGCCGTTTCAAGCAGTTTTCTTAGCAACAATTATTTCTTCAATTATTGGAACATTAGTGATGGGATTATTTGCTAACGTACCGTATGCACAAGCACCAGGGATGGGCTTAAATGCATTTTTCACCTTTACCGTCGTATTTGGTTTAGGTTACTCTTGGCAGCAAGCTTTAGGAATGGTTTTCTTATGTGGTATTATTAATATTTTGATTACAGTAACTAAAATTAGAAAAATGATTATTAAAGCAATTCCAGAAAGCTTACAACATGCCATTGGTGGCGGGATTGGGATTTTCGTTGCTTATGCAGGTTTAAAAAGTGCTAACTTATTAAGTTTCTCAGGAGATGCTGGTTCAATTACTAATTCAATCGTAGACAATGGCCAAACTGTTAGCGTAAATATTAATGGTGGAGTCGTTCCTGGTTTAGCAATGTTTAATAGTCCTGAAATGATTTTGGCTGTTATTGGTTTAGTCTTAACAATTATTTTAGTGTCATTAGATGTTAAAGGTGGTATTTTAATTTCAATTATCGGTACGACGTTAATCGGTATTTTAATGGGTGTGGTTGATTTATCCGCAGTTGACTTCAAAAACAATTCATTAGGTAGCTCAATCAAAGAACTAGGTACGACGTTTGGGGCAGCTTTTGGTTCAGAAGGTTTGCCAAGTTTATTTGAAAATACGAAACGTATTCCATTAGTTTTAATGACGATTTTAGCGTTTAGTTTATCTGATACATTTGATACAATTGGAACTTTCATCGGAACAGGTCGTAAAACAGGAATCTTCAGTGCAGAAGATGAAGCGGCATTGGAAAATAGTACTGGTATGAAATCAAAAATGGACCGTGCACTATTTGCCGATGCAATTGCAACATCTATTGGTGCAATTTTCGGTACGTCTAATACAACAACTTTTGTTGAGAGTGCAGCAGGTATTGGTGCAGGTGGTCGTACAGGATTAACTTCCGTTGTAGTAGCTATCTTATTTGCTTTAAGTAGCTTGTTCGCACCATTAATCGCTGTCGTTCCAGCTCAAGCAACAGCGCCTGTTTTAATCGTTGTTGGTATCATGATGTTAAGCTCATTTACAGAAATTAACTGGGGTAATTTAGATGAAGCTATTCCAGCATTCTTTGCTTCAGTCTTTATGGGTCTATCTTTCAGCATTTCTTATGGTATCGCGGTAGGTTTCATCTTCTATGTTATCTTGAAAGTAATCAAAGGTAGAATTAAAGATATTTCTCCAATTGTGTGGATTATTACAGCCTTATTTATTTTAAACTTTGTGATTATGAGTGTTTTATAA
- a CDS encoding PTS lactose/cellobiose transporter subunit IIA, whose protein sequence is MSMRIILTIADVRDQLNQALDLALEKDFVKSNHCLHESQKIMNLAIEMSESIVAHNQLNEKLSLDFLKTISEMITASQKDVESMAKLLPVLEEKFLSPIK, encoded by the coding sequence TTGTCAATGAGAATCATCCTGACAATTGCGGATGTGCGGGATCAGTTAAATCAGGCATTAGATTTGGCACTCGAAAAGGATTTTGTGAAATCGAATCATTGTTTACATGAATCTCAAAAAATAATGAATTTAGCTATTGAAATGAGCGAAAGCATAGTAGCCCATAATCAGTTGAATGAAAAATTATCATTAGATTTTTTAAAAACTATTTCAGAAATGATCACAGCCAGTCAAAAAGATGTTGAAAGTATGGCTAAGCTATTACCAGTTTTAGAGGAGAAATTTTTATCGCCTATTAAATAA
- a CDS encoding Nramp family divalent metal transporter — protein MSNNIESIETPQMKSLSEVHATVEVPTDKSFIKNLIAFSGPGALVAVGYMDPGNWITSIGGGAKYGYLLLSIIMLSSLIAMLLQYMSAKLGIVTQMDLAQATQKLTGKKMSFFLWIIAELAIMATDIAEVIGGAIALNLLFGIPLLYGIFLTVFDVFVLLLLMKLGFRKIEAIVVLLIGVILFVFLYEVIIAQPNIPEIFKGFVPKKQVMHPGELTMSLGIIGATVMPHNLYLHSSISQSRKIDSSDQREIAKAVKFATWDSNIQLSAAFFVNCLLLILGGALFFGHGDDLGTFSSLYNALQDTNYAGAVASPLLSTLFAVALLASGQNSTITGTLTGQIVMEGFIHLKIPSWLRRLVTRLISVVPVLICAYLFGDNEEALDNLLIYSQVFLSIALPIAMIPLVYFTSSSKIMGEQFKNKTWVTVLGWVATIVLCLLNFQLIVQTLFH, from the coding sequence ATGTCAAATAATATCGAGTCGATAGAAACCCCTCAAATGAAAAGCCTTAGTGAGGTACATGCTACAGTTGAGGTACCAACTGATAAAAGTTTTATCAAAAATTTAATCGCATTTTCCGGTCCTGGTGCATTAGTAGCCGTTGGATACATGGATCCCGGAAACTGGATTACTTCTATAGGAGGTGGGGCAAAATATGGTTACTTATTGCTTTCCATTATTATGCTCTCAAGCTTAATTGCGATGTTACTGCAATATATGTCCGCCAAACTAGGCATCGTCACCCAAATGGATTTAGCTCAAGCCACACAAAAATTGACAGGTAAGAAAATGTCATTCTTCTTATGGATCATAGCTGAACTTGCTATTATGGCAACGGATATTGCCGAAGTAATCGGAGGGGCTATTGCTTTAAACTTGCTATTTGGAATTCCCCTATTATACGGAATCTTCCTAACCGTTTTTGATGTATTTGTTTTATTATTACTAATGAAATTAGGGTTTAGAAAAATCGAAGCAATTGTTGTTTTACTTATCGGAGTGATTTTATTCGTATTCTTATATGAAGTAATTATCGCACAACCAAACATACCTGAAATTTTCAAAGGGTTTGTTCCCAAAAAACAAGTAATGCATCCCGGTGAATTAACAATGTCTCTAGGTATTATTGGTGCTACTGTAATGCCGCACAATCTATACTTGCATTCATCTATCTCCCAATCCAGAAAAATTGATTCTTCCGACCAACGGGAAATAGCAAAAGCCGTAAAATTCGCAACGTGGGATTCTAATATTCAATTAAGCGCCGCTTTTTTCGTTAATTGTTTATTACTAATCCTTGGGGGCGCCTTATTCTTTGGTCACGGTGATGATTTAGGTACCTTCTCAAGTCTATACAATGCGCTACAAGATACGAATTACGCTGGTGCTGTTGCTAGCCCTTTACTTAGCACTTTGTTTGCTGTTGCCTTGCTAGCATCAGGTCAAAATTCCACTATCACCGGTACATTGACTGGTCAAATAGTCATGGAAGGATTTATCCACTTAAAAATCCCTTCTTGGCTAAGACGTCTTGTTACCCGATTAATTTCAGTTGTGCCCGTCCTTATTTGCGCGTATTTGTTTGGTGATAATGAAGAAGCATTAGATAATTTACTTATTTACTCACAGGTCTTCCTAAGTATCGCTTTACCGATTGCGATGATTCCGCTCGTGTATTTCACCAGTTCAAGTAAAATTATGGGGGAACAATTTAAAAACAAAACATGGGTAACTGTTCTAGGTTGGGTAGCCACTATTGTCTTATGTTTATTAAACTTCCAATTAATTGTCCAGACTCTGTTTCACTAA
- a CDS encoding DUF3267 domain-containing protein — MELYREINLIDNNKIIFWLNVISIPLFIIFYFMFSLIATFNNQSISADLSIFMLLIVLVSYFVLIIIHELIHGIFFKLFNKEGKVKFGVKNGLAYATSPGFFYSKTQFIVVLLAPFTLISIGLYIFYLISIVSSFVFVTLASLHAASCIGDFYFTWLVARAPESIVVEDTEQGMSFYHNLN, encoded by the coding sequence ATGGAATTGTATAGAGAAATAAACTTAATTGACAATAATAAAATTATTTTTTGGTTAAATGTAATCAGCATCCCACTATTTATAATCTTTTATTTCATGTTTTCATTAATTGCGACTTTTAATAATCAGAGTATTAGTGCTGATTTATCAATATTTATGTTGCTGATAGTGCTTGTTAGTTATTTTGTGCTCATTATCATTCATGAATTGATTCATGGTATCTTTTTTAAATTATTTAACAAAGAGGGGAAAGTTAAGTTTGGTGTAAAAAATGGGCTAGCATATGCGACTAGTCCAGGGTTTTTTTATTCTAAAACCCAGTTTATTGTTGTATTACTAGCACCTTTCACTTTGATCAGTATAGGGTTATATATATTCTACCTGATAAGTATCGTGTCTAGCTTTGTTTTCGTGACGCTTGCGAGTCTGCATGCTGCGTCATGTATTGGTGATTTTTATTTCACTTGGTTAGTGGCTAGAGCCCCAGAGAGTATTGTGGTGGAAGATACTGAACAAGGAATGTCTTTCTATCATAATTTAAACTAA